TTCTCACGAATATTTGCCCACAAATGGGGCAGGGTAATCACCGTGTCGGAAATTGCCGCTGTACTGGTGCGATTGTGCTCTGAGCAGGAATGGGCCGGCGCCCAGGACCGCGGCTGGTTCCCACCGGAGCCCGCGGGGCCGGACGCCGACGCGTTCGTCCACCTGTCGACGGTCGAGCAGGTTCATTTGCCGGCCAACCGGCTCTACAGCGGCCGCGGCGACATGATGCTTTTGTACGTCGACGCCTCGGCTCTCGAGGCACCGCTGCGATGGGAGCGGGGAGTGCCGACCGACCCGCAGTCGATGCTTTTTCCGCATCTGTACGGCCCGCTGCCGGTCGAGGCGGTCATCAAGGCGGTGGCCTACCCGCCGGCGGCCGACGGCAGCTTTCCGGCGCTCAGCGCGCCCTCGGACGCGACGTAGGCATCCGCCTCGATCTCGACGAGTAGTTCCGGTGCGATCAGGGCCGACACCTCGACCATGGTGGCGACCGGACGTATCTCCCCGAAGACCTCGGCATGCACGTCGCCGACTTCGCGCCACCGCGATATGTCGGTGACGTAGATGCGGGTGCGAATGACGTCGGCCAGTGTCGCTCCGGCCTGGCTCAGGGCAGTTTCGATGCGACGCAACGCGTCCCGGGTCTGCGCGGCGAGGCCGTCGCCGCGGCCGGTGGTGCCGGCCACCGCTAC
This genomic stretch from Mycobacterium paragordonae harbors:
- a CDS encoding RidA family protein, whose amino-acid sequence is MSASRQNVPSDSEFESLVGYSRAVRVGPLVAVAGTTGRGDGLAAQTRDALRRIETALSQAGATLADVIRTRIYVTDISRWREVGDVHAEVFGEIRPVATMVEVSALIAPELLVEIEADAYVASEGALSAGKLPSAAGG
- a CDS encoding DUF952 domain-containing protein → MSEIAAVLVRLCSEQEWAGAQDRGWFPPEPAGPDADAFVHLSTVEQVHLPANRLYSGRGDMMLLYVDASALEAPLRWERGVPTDPQSMLFPHLYGPLPVEAVIKAVAYPPAADGSFPALSAPSDAT